The following coding sequences lie in one Corynebacterium humireducens NBRC 106098 = DSM 45392 genomic window:
- a CDS encoding OsmC family protein, with protein sequence MSDLTPNHTAGEPLEPIDAQKLAELAQKNIDNPEGGRKKIRTRTEADGLFRNYTQVRDLAPVLVSEPPALLGDDSAPNPTEIAQAGLAACISVGIQAIATHRGVTLTKIAVDIESDIDVSPTWGVGDLSEDKRPGVSDVRVKVEIEGDADRGTLQKIHDDAIRWSPVVNTYTRPANLTSELV encoded by the coding sequence GTGTCCGACCTCACCCCGAACCACACCGCCGGCGAACCGCTCGAGCCCATCGACGCGCAGAAGCTCGCGGAGCTGGCGCAGAAGAACATCGACAACCCCGAGGGCGGCCGCAAGAAGATCCGCACCCGCACCGAGGCCGACGGCCTGTTCCGCAACTACACGCAGGTCCGCGACCTGGCCCCGGTGCTCGTCTCCGAGCCGCCGGCGCTGCTGGGCGACGACTCCGCCCCGAACCCCACCGAGATCGCCCAGGCCGGCCTGGCAGCCTGCATCTCCGTCGGTATCCAGGCCATCGCCACCCACCGCGGTGTCACCCTGACGAAGATCGCCGTCGACATCGAGTCGGACATCGACGTCTCCCCGACGTGGGGCGTCGGTGACCTCAGCGAGGACAAGCGCCCGGGCGTTTCCGATGTCCGCGTCAAGGTCGAGATCGAGGGGGACGCCGACCGCGGGACCCTGCAGAAGATCCACGACGACGCCATCCGCTGGTCCCCGGTGGTCAACACCTACACCCGTCCGGCCAACCTGACCTCCGAGCTGGTGTAG
- a CDS encoding acyl-CoA dehydrogenase family protein, with product MTTALLETIAGNAKAVDNNEIPARYGIELLGAREGFRRTTLLETARQLREIAAVDLSVAFGIWAHTMVITYLRTADTDYVRYVLPALENGTRPGVTGMAPAFKEAAGAGTIDLTATPGEDGYLLNGTLAWASNLAEDAVVVTAARTPAGERLLVAFDGCAPGVTLGTPFALLGLNATSSAGITLENVPVPHGQVLSRDFDAFISAVRPTFLILQTSECLGVADAAIDAAATRLTGLNEVLAEDVAEVRERVTHLIHTQELICAVLDDDAVVDRVKLLELRLAAARAAVDATALEVRLAGGAGYAQNSPASRRFREAAFIPVQSPSETQLKWELRRAKQEG from the coding sequence ATGACCACTGCACTTCTCGAGACCATCGCGGGCAACGCGAAGGCCGTCGACAACAACGAGATCCCGGCCCGCTACGGCATCGAACTGCTCGGCGCCCGGGAGGGCTTCCGTCGCACCACCCTCCTGGAGACCGCCCGTCAGCTCCGTGAGATCGCCGCCGTCGACCTCTCCGTCGCATTCGGCATCTGGGCGCACACCATGGTGATCACCTACCTGCGCACCGCCGACACCGACTACGTCCGCTACGTGCTCCCCGCCCTGGAGAACGGCACCCGCCCGGGCGTGACCGGCATGGCCCCGGCCTTCAAGGAGGCCGCCGGCGCCGGCACCATCGACCTCACCGCCACCCCGGGCGAGGACGGCTACCTGCTCAACGGCACGCTGGCCTGGGCCTCGAACCTGGCGGAGGACGCGGTCGTCGTCACCGCCGCCCGCACCCCGGCGGGGGAGCGCCTGCTCGTCGCCTTCGACGGCTGCGCCCCGGGTGTCACCCTCGGCACCCCCTTCGCGCTGCTGGGGCTGAACGCCACCTCCTCGGCCGGCATCACCCTGGAGAACGTCCCCGTGCCGCACGGCCAGGTCCTCTCGCGTGACTTCGACGCCTTCATCTCCGCGGTCCGCCCGACGTTCCTCATCCTCCAGACCTCCGAGTGCCTGGGTGTGGCGGATGCCGCGATCGACGCCGCCGCCACCCGTCTGACCGGCCTCAACGAGGTCCTCGCCGAGGATGTCGCCGAGGTCCGTGAGCGGGTCACCCACCTCATCCACACGCAGGAGCTCATCTGCGCGGTGCTGGACGACGACGCCGTCGTCGACCGCGTCAAGCTCCTCGAACTGCGCCTCGCCGCGGCCCGGGCGGCTGTTGACGCGACCGCACTGGAGGTCCGCCTCGCGGGAGGCGCCGGCTACGCCCAGAACTCCCCGGCCTCCCGCCGGTTCCGTGAGGCGGCGTTCATTCCGGTACAGTCGCCGTCCGAGACCCAGCTCAAGTGGGAGCTTCGCCGGGCGAAGCAGGAGGGATGA
- a CDS encoding flavin reductase family protein — MTVADLTVTGEQLRAAVGTFPSGVTVVTALTPSGEDVGLTVSAFSSLSLEPAMVVFSVDNASQSLPYLTVGQPLGISVLAADQGALAYQFSRRGVDRFDGVGTHRRGRGVAVLDGAAAWFAGEIVNAFPGGDHTILTVAVHDCGTHEDARPLLYQRGQVHDWV, encoded by the coding sequence ATGACAGTGGCCGATCTGACGGTGACCGGTGAGCAGCTGCGGGCAGCCGTGGGGACCTTCCCCTCAGGGGTGACCGTGGTGACCGCCCTGACCCCGTCCGGGGAGGACGTCGGTCTGACCGTCTCCGCGTTCTCCTCGCTCTCCCTGGAGCCGGCGATGGTCGTGTTCAGCGTCGACAACGCCTCCCAGTCCCTGCCGTACCTCACCGTGGGTCAGCCGCTGGGCATCTCCGTGCTCGCCGCGGACCAGGGTGCTCTCGCGTACCAGTTCTCGCGGCGCGGGGTCGACCGTTTCGACGGCGTCGGCACGCATCGCCGGGGGCGGGGGGTGGCCGTGCTCGACGGTGCCGCCGCCTGGTTCGCCGGGGAGATCGTCAACGCCTTCCCGGGCGGTGACCACACCATCCTCACCGTCGCGGTGCATGACTGCGGCACCCACGAGGACGCCCGCCCGCTGCTCTACCAGCGCGGACAGGTCCACGACTGGGTCTAA
- a CDS encoding Gfo/Idh/MocA family protein, which translates to MSTHAYDSPVRFAVVGVGQITQQAFLPALRSLDDVELVAAVTGSPEKAAALGDDVRVYDYEYYDQMLADGSVDAVYVATPVFRHREFAEPALRAGVHVLLEKPMATSVEDCEAMIAASESGGATLMVAYRMHQDAYMLELVDRVARGEIGETRSFTSVFTHDINEDNHRGHSGFWGGPVPDFGAYPLNLARHLFRAEPVRVHALGTRNDDRDFNFRDTVGVTLRFPDDRIAQYTLSYAADDVDNFTLVGAEGSMTSDSCYGYAPEPPRNVTVTTESGTKTRTAESMDQFAGEIRYFVDCLRSGTRPEPDGEEGLADVRVFAAVEESLRTGAEVILPPRSFGPGLSRDQVRAIPPRPAHEIPDDDELIDQEPQDR; encoded by the coding sequence ATGAGCACACACGCATATGACTCCCCTGTCCGTTTCGCTGTCGTCGGTGTCGGCCAGATCACCCAGCAGGCCTTCCTCCCGGCGCTCCGCAGTCTCGACGACGTCGAGCTCGTCGCCGCCGTCACCGGTTCCCCGGAGAAGGCGGCCGCGCTCGGCGACGACGTCCGCGTCTATGACTACGAGTACTACGACCAGATGCTGGCCGACGGCTCAGTCGACGCCGTCTACGTCGCCACCCCCGTCTTCCGTCACCGCGAGTTCGCCGAGCCCGCCCTGCGGGCCGGGGTCCACGTCCTCCTGGAGAAACCCATGGCCACCAGCGTGGAGGACTGCGAGGCGATGATCGCAGCGTCGGAAAGCGGCGGAGCTACACTCATGGTGGCCTACCGCATGCACCAGGACGCCTACATGCTGGAGCTCGTCGACCGCGTGGCGCGCGGCGAGATCGGCGAGACCCGCAGCTTCACCTCGGTGTTCACCCACGACATCAACGAGGACAACCACCGCGGCCACAGCGGCTTCTGGGGCGGGCCGGTCCCCGACTTCGGGGCCTACCCCCTCAATCTGGCGCGGCACCTGTTCCGCGCCGAGCCGGTGCGTGTCCACGCGCTGGGCACGCGTAACGACGACCGCGACTTCAACTTCCGCGACACCGTCGGCGTGACGCTGCGCTTCCCCGACGACCGTATCGCGCAGTACACGCTGAGCTACGCCGCCGATGATGTCGACAACTTCACGCTGGTCGGCGCAGAGGGGTCGATGACGTCGGATTCCTGCTACGGCTACGCCCCCGAACCGCCGCGCAACGTCACCGTCACCACGGAAAGCGGCACGAAGACCCGCACCGCGGAGTCCATGGACCAGTTCGCGGGCGAGATCCGCTACTTCGTGGACTGCCTCCGCTCCGGCACCCGCCCCGAGCCCGACGGTGAGGAGGGACTGGCGGACGTGCGGGTGTTCGCGGCCGTCGAGGAGTCACTGCGCACGGGCGCGGAGGTCATCCTCCCGCCGCGGTCCTTCGGACCGGGGCTCAGCCGGGACCAGGTCCGGGCGATCCCGCCGCGCCCCGCGCACGAGATCCCGGACGACGACGAACTCATCGACCAGGAACCGCAGGACCGTTAG
- a CDS encoding 3-isopropylmalate dehydrogenase → MKLAVIGGDGIGPEVTEEALKVLRTVRDDIETTDYDLGARRYLRNGELLTDADLDSLREHDAILLGAIGAPDTVAPGVLERGLLLKMRFALDHHVNLRPSKLYEGVESPLKNPGEIDFVVVREGTEGAYTGNGGAIRVGTPHEVANETSVNTRYGAERVVRYAFELAMTRRKHVTLVHKTNVLVHGGGMWQRTVDEVATEYPEVTVDYAHIDAATIYMITDPSRFDVIVTDNLFGDIITDEAGAVSGGIGLAASGNIDATRTNPSMFEPVHGSAPDIAGQGIADPTAAILSAAMLLRHLGDEDNAARIEAAVAEDVAKREGQIRTTEVGDRIAAALK, encoded by the coding sequence ATGAAACTTGCAGTCATTGGCGGAGACGGCATCGGCCCGGAGGTCACCGAAGAGGCGCTCAAGGTCCTCCGCACCGTCCGCGACGACATCGAGACCACCGACTACGATCTCGGCGCACGTCGCTACCTGCGCAACGGTGAGCTGCTCACCGACGCCGACCTCGACTCCCTCCGCGAGCACGACGCCATCCTCCTCGGCGCCATCGGCGCCCCGGACACCGTCGCGCCGGGCGTCCTCGAGCGTGGCCTGCTGCTCAAGATGCGTTTCGCCCTCGACCACCACGTCAACCTGCGTCCCTCCAAGCTCTACGAGGGCGTCGAGTCCCCGCTGAAGAACCCGGGCGAGATCGACTTCGTCGTCGTCCGCGAGGGCACCGAGGGCGCCTACACCGGCAACGGCGGCGCCATCCGCGTGGGCACCCCGCACGAGGTCGCCAACGAGACCTCCGTCAACACCCGCTACGGCGCCGAGCGCGTCGTCCGCTACGCCTTCGAGCTGGCCATGACCCGCCGCAAGCACGTCACCCTGGTCCACAAGACCAACGTGCTCGTCCACGGCGGCGGCATGTGGCAGCGCACCGTCGACGAGGTCGCCACGGAGTACCCTGAGGTCACCGTCGACTACGCGCACATCGACGCCGCGACGATCTACATGATCACCGACCCCTCCCGCTTCGACGTCATCGTCACCGACAACCTCTTCGGCGACATCATCACCGATGAGGCCGGTGCCGTCTCCGGTGGCATCGGCCTCGCCGCCTCCGGCAACATCGACGCCACCCGCACCAACCCGTCCATGTTCGAGCCGGTCCACGGCTCCGCACCGGACATCGCCGGCCAGGGCATCGCCGACCCGACCGCCGCCATCCTCTCCGCCGCGATGCTGCTGCGTCACCTCGGTGACGAGGACAACGCCGCACGGATCGAGGCCGCGGTGGCCGAGGACGTCGCCAAGCGTGAGGGGCAGATCCGCACCACCGAGGTCGGCGACCGCATCGCCGCCGCCCTCAAGTAG
- a CDS encoding DUF294 nucleotidyltransferase-like domain-containing protein, with translation MTVELEEVRSFLADLEPFTRLPVAELDALPARMTMEYVRRGEDIIRLGAPNDFLYIIRSGAVDVIDDEGILLDRRDDGRSFGYSTLLGEHTSRYTMTAVEDSLLLLLPREEFVALGERNPDIMRFYSSQSRRIRAAAEELRGDSSTDVLRTKLREFKIPNPVSIGPTATIREAAELMEEHKVSSLLITVGDQLEGIVTDRDLRGRVVAKGLDITLPITEIMTPRPRTVNSETLAFEAMLIMAEMRIHHLPIVDEGQLTGIVTTADVMRLLRHDPIYLTAEFSRRNSPEELKDAYSQASEVAVRFIERGASAEETSGIMTIAADSLARRLLKLGEEKFGAPPVPYTFVVLGSQGRREMGLASDQDNAMVLSDDYVEAEHGKYFADLAEYVCQGLHTAGQVLCPGDMMASNPEWRMTRTKWLDTFRLWVTAPEPDALLHAQTFFDFRGIHGDTELADDVHNNAVGMARGARRMHAHLAALAARREPPLGFFRGLVVDRSGEYANTLNVKKGGTAGIVQMARLFALSSGVTALGTRNRLMEASATSAVSERGALDLVDAFDYLNSITLRHQATQLREKSVPDYNIDPNKLGKMDREHLRDSFQIIKSMQNALATKYLVRNI, from the coding sequence ATGACCGTCGAACTCGAAGAGGTCCGCAGTTTCCTCGCTGACCTCGAGCCTTTCACCCGCCTCCCCGTAGCGGAGCTGGACGCGCTGCCGGCGCGGATGACCATGGAGTACGTCCGCCGCGGCGAGGACATCATCCGCCTCGGTGCCCCCAACGACTTCCTCTACATCATCCGTTCCGGCGCGGTCGACGTCATCGACGACGAGGGCATCCTCCTCGACCGCCGCGATGACGGACGCAGCTTCGGCTACTCCACCCTCCTCGGCGAGCACACCTCCCGCTACACGATGACCGCCGTGGAGGACTCCCTCCTCCTGCTCCTCCCGCGGGAGGAGTTCGTGGCGCTCGGCGAGCGCAACCCGGACATCATGCGCTTCTACTCCTCCCAGTCGCGCCGTATCCGGGCGGCGGCCGAGGAACTGCGCGGCGACTCCTCCACGGACGTCCTGCGCACGAAGCTCCGGGAGTTCAAGATCCCCAACCCCGTGTCCATCGGCCCCACCGCCACCATCCGGGAGGCCGCGGAACTGATGGAGGAGCACAAGGTCTCCTCGCTGCTCATCACGGTCGGCGACCAGCTGGAGGGCATCGTCACGGACCGTGACCTGCGCGGCCGGGTCGTCGCCAAGGGGCTGGACATCACCCTGCCGATCACGGAGATCATGACCCCCCGCCCGCGGACCGTGAACTCCGAGACCCTCGCCTTCGAGGCGATGCTGATCATGGCGGAGATGCGCATCCACCACCTTCCGATCGTGGATGAGGGGCAGCTGACCGGCATCGTCACCACCGCCGACGTCATGCGTCTGCTGCGCCACGATCCTATCTACCTCACCGCAGAGTTCTCCCGCCGCAACTCCCCGGAGGAACTCAAGGACGCCTACTCCCAGGCCTCCGAGGTCGCCGTCCGCTTCATCGAGCGGGGCGCCTCCGCCGAGGAGACCTCCGGCATCATGACCATCGCCGCCGACTCCCTCGCCCGCCGCCTGCTCAAGCTCGGCGAGGAGAAGTTCGGCGCCCCGCCCGTGCCGTACACCTTCGTCGTGCTCGGCTCCCAGGGCCGCCGCGAGATGGGCCTGGCCTCCGACCAGGACAACGCCATGGTGCTGTCCGACGACTACGTCGAGGCCGAGCACGGGAAGTACTTCGCCGACCTCGCCGAGTACGTGTGCCAGGGCCTGCACACCGCAGGGCAGGTCCTCTGCCCGGGTGACATGATGGCCTCCAACCCAGAGTGGCGCATGACCCGGACGAAGTGGCTGGACACGTTCCGTCTCTGGGTGACCGCCCCGGAACCGGACGCCCTGCTCCACGCCCAGACCTTCTTCGACTTCCGCGGCATCCACGGCGACACCGAGCTCGCCGACGACGTCCACAACAACGCCGTCGGGATGGCACGCGGCGCCCGCCGCATGCACGCCCACCTGGCGGCGCTGGCCGCCCGTCGCGAACCGCCGTTGGGCTTCTTCCGCGGCCTCGTCGTGGACCGCTCCGGCGAGTACGCCAACACCCTCAACGTGAAGAAGGGGGGCACGGCGGGCATCGTCCAGATGGCGCGCCTGTTCGCACTGTCCAGCGGGGTGACGGCCCTGGGGACCCGGAACCGTCTCATGGAGGCCTCCGCCACCTCGGCGGTGTCCGAGAGGGGCGCGCTCGACCTGGTCGACGCCTTCGACTACCTCAACTCGATCACGCTGCGGCACCAGGCGACCCAGCTGCGGGAGAAGTCCGTCCCCGACTACAACATCGACCCCAACAAGCTGGGCAAGATGGACAGAGAGCACCTCCGCGACAGCTTCCAGATCATCAAGAGCATGCAGAACGCCCTGGCCACCAAGTACCTCGTGAGGAACATCTGA
- a CDS encoding exonuclease domain-containing protein, with protein MWPFRSDPARKATGPLKAFYDAPAPDDRTPLEELPLLAVDVETTGMEPTKNQLVSIGWVPVNGTRVDLAGAGYVILRGSEGFSVGSSATIHHLTDDEIARGMDHAEAVGHLLEALRGRVLLAHFAALEQGFLSLACERHFGAPLKVKTVDTFAIERRHMERMGTYPRGEDLRLARVRARYGLPSYRNHNALTDALACAEQYLAHRATLAVNTLKDVMS; from the coding sequence ATGTGGCCCTTCCGTTCCGACCCCGCCCGGAAGGCCACCGGTCCGCTCAAGGCCTTCTACGACGCCCCCGCCCCCGATGACCGTACCCCGCTCGAGGAGCTGCCGCTGCTGGCCGTCGACGTGGAGACGACCGGCATGGAGCCGACGAAGAACCAGCTGGTGTCCATCGGCTGGGTGCCGGTGAATGGCACGCGGGTGGACCTCGCCGGGGCTGGCTACGTCATCCTCCGCGGTTCGGAGGGGTTCAGCGTCGGCAGCTCCGCCACGATCCACCACCTCACCGACGACGAGATCGCCAGGGGCATGGACCACGCGGAGGCCGTGGGGCACCTCCTCGAGGCGCTCCGCGGGCGGGTGCTGCTCGCGCACTTCGCGGCGCTGGAGCAGGGGTTCCTGTCCCTGGCGTGCGAGAGGCACTTTGGGGCACCCCTGAAAGTGAAGACGGTGGACACCTTCGCCATCGAGAGACGCCACATGGAGCGCATGGGGACCTACCCCCGGGGTGAGGACCTCCGCCTGGCCCGCGTCCGCGCCCGTTACGGTCTGCCCTCCTACCGGAACCACAACGCGCTCACCGACGCCCTGGCGTGCGCCGAACAGTACCTCGCCCACCGCGCGACCCTCGCCGTCAACACCTTGAAGGACGTCATGAGTTAA
- a CDS encoding fumarylacetoacetate hydrolase family protein — MRFGRIAHPEGFSFVVIDGEGSDATDLVAKEIKDTPYTEPEYTGREWPLADVRLLAPTLPSKVVAIGRNYADHVAEVFKESAEHLPPTLFLKPPTAVIGPDAAIKIPDFATKVEFEGELAVVVGKVAKNVKAEDWKSVVRGFTIVNDVSSRDLQFADGQWARAKGIDTFCPLGPWIETDIDSFDLDNLSIKAHLTHDGERLTKQDSNSNQMIMKMGQIIEFITASMTLLPGDVICTGSPAGTEAMQPGDTIEVEIEGLGILRNPIERA, encoded by the coding sequence ATGCGCTTTGGAAGAATCGCCCACCCTGAGGGCTTCAGTTTCGTCGTCATCGACGGTGAGGGCAGTGATGCCACTGACCTCGTCGCCAAGGAAATCAAGGACACCCCGTACACCGAGCCGGAGTACACCGGACGGGAGTGGCCGCTGGCGGACGTGCGTCTGCTGGCCCCGACCCTGCCGAGCAAGGTCGTGGCCATCGGCCGCAACTACGCCGACCACGTCGCCGAGGTGTTCAAGGAGTCCGCGGAGCACCTGCCGCCGACCCTGTTCCTCAAGCCGCCGACCGCCGTCATCGGCCCGGACGCCGCCATCAAGATCCCGGACTTCGCCACCAAGGTCGAGTTCGAGGGTGAGCTCGCCGTCGTCGTGGGCAAGGTCGCAAAGAACGTCAAGGCCGAGGACTGGAAGTCCGTCGTCCGTGGCTTCACCATCGTCAACGACGTCTCCTCCCGTGACCTGCAGTTCGCGGACGGCCAGTGGGCACGCGCCAAGGGCATCGACACCTTCTGCCCGCTCGGCCCGTGGATCGAGACCGACATCGACTCCTTCGACCTGGACAACCTCTCCATCAAGGCCCACCTCACCCACGACGGTGAGCGTCTGACCAAGCAGGACTCCAACTCCAACCAGATGATCATGAAGATGGGTCAGATCATCGAGTTCATCACCGCCTCCATGACCCTGCTGCCGGGCGACGTCATCTGCACCGGCTCCCCGGCCGGCACCGAGGCCATGCAGCCCGGTGACACCATCGAGGTCGAGATCGAGGGCCTGGGCATCCTGCGTAACCCGATCGAGCGGGCCTAG